One region of uncultured Sulfurimonas sp. genomic DNA includes:
- the secY gene encoding preprotein translocase subunit SecY, producing MNKNLVNKILITIGFLFIYRLLAYVPVPGVDTAVIASFFDSHQADALGLFNMFSGNAVERMSIIALGIMPYITASIIMELLAATFAPLGQMKKERDGMVKYMQIIRYATIVITIIQAIGISVGLQSLTGPNGNSAILADHNTFIILSAVSMLAGTMLLMWIGEQITQNGIGNGISLIIFAGIVSAIPSAIGQTITMVNTGAMSFLTVIAILALIFGTVAIIIYVELGERRVPVTYAKKVMMQNQNKRVMNYIPIKVNLAGVIPVIFASAILMFPMTVLSSSTNPTIQGIADLLNPNSYFFNFLTFLFVVFFAFFYASITFNAKDISDNLKRQGGFIPGIRTGEATKEFLNETASRLTFTGALYLGLVATLPFMIIKGMGVPFFFGGTAVLIVVQVALDTMRKIEAQVYMSKYETLSAVGL from the coding sequence GTTAATAAGATACTTATTACTATCGGGTTTTTATTCATCTACCGTCTACTGGCTTATGTGCCAGTACCTGGCGTAGATACTGCAGTTATCGCCTCATTCTTCGATTCACACCAAGCAGATGCCTTGGGTCTATTTAATATGTTTAGTGGAAATGCTGTTGAGAGAATGTCTATTATCGCTCTTGGAATTATGCCTTACATCACCGCTTCAATTATCATGGAACTTTTAGCTGCTACTTTTGCTCCTCTAGGTCAAATGAAAAAAGAACGTGATGGAATGGTTAAGTATATGCAAATTATTCGTTATGCGACTATTGTTATTACTATAATTCAAGCTATTGGTATAAGTGTAGGTTTACAAAGTTTAACAGGTCCAAATGGTAATAGTGCTATTTTAGCTGATCACAATACATTTATAATCCTTTCTGCTGTATCTATGTTAGCTGGAACTATGTTATTGATGTGGATTGGTGAGCAGATTACTCAAAATGGTATAGGTAATGGTATTTCATTGATTATCTTTGCTGGTATCGTCTCAGCTATTCCAAGTGCAATAGGTCAAACAATAACTATGGTAAATACAGGAGCAATGAGCTTTTTAACTGTAATTGCAATTCTTGCTCTTATTTTTGGTACTGTAGCAATCATTATTTATGTTGAACTTGGTGAGCGTCGTGTACCTGTTACATATGCTAAAAAAGTTATGATGCAAAATCAAAATAAAAGAGTTATGAACTACATTCCTATCAAAGTAAACTTAGCTGGTGTTATTCCAGTTATCTTTGCATCTGCGATATTAATGTTTCCTATGACAGTTTTATCAAGTAGTACAAATCCTACTATTCAAGGAATTGCTGACTTGTTAAACCCAAATAGTTACTTTTTTAACTTTTTGACATTTCTTTTTGTAGTTTTCTTTGCATTTTTCTATGCTTCGATTACATTTAATGCAAAAGATATTTCAGATAACTTAAAAAGACAAGGTGGATTTATTCCAGGTATCCGTACTGGTGAAGCTACAAAAGAGTTTTTAAATGAAACTGCTAGTAGATTGACTTTTACAGGTGCTCTTTACCTTGGTCTTGTTGCAACTCTACCGTTTATGATTATTAAAGGAATGGGTGTTCCATTCTTCTTTGGTGGTACTGCGGTTCTTATTGTTGTTCAAGTTGCACTTGATACAATGAGAAAAATAGAGGCGCAAGTTTACATGAGTAAATACGAGACACTAAGTGCTGTTGGACTATAA